ATCGATGCCGAGCACCTCGATTACTATCGCGATCTGCAGCAGATCAAGGAGACGTTTCTCGAGTTCATCAACAAAGTTCCCTTCTACGGCTCTGCTATTCTGTGCCTCGATCAAGAGGAGATCCGAGACCTGTTGCCTAGGGTGCAGAAACGGATTGTCTCGTATGGCTGTAGCGAGCAGGCCGATTTGACGGCGGAGGGGGTCTCGCTCACAGGACTCGGCTCTGCCTTTAAGGCGAGGTTTAGAGGAGAGCCTCTTGGAGAGGTACAGCTCAGGGTTCCTGGATTACACAATATCTCTAATGCGTTGGCAGCCATAGCAGTGGGTCTTGAGTTGGAGATCGAATTTGCTGTGATCCGGACGGCACTCGGGGAGTTCTCCGGCGTTGTTCGACGTTTCCAGGTGAAGGGGAATCCTCAGGACATCATGGTAGTGGATGACTACGCTCATCATCCGGCAGAGATCCAGGCCACGCTACGGGCGGCCAGGGATGGATTTGAGCGGCGGCTGATCGCCGTCTTCCAGCCACATCGTTATAGCAGGACCAGCAAACTTCTCCACGAGTTTGCCCCTGCCTTCGACCTGGCCGATCAGGTGATCATCACCGAGATCTACCCGGCTGGAGAGGCGCCGATTGACGGTGTGTCCGGCAGGCGGCTGGCGGACGGGATTGCCGGTCGGGGACGATCAAAGGTTCTGTACGTGGAACGGAAGGAGGAAATCCCGGATCGGGTCGTTGATCTGGCCCGTCCGGGCGACCTGGTCATCACCATGGGTGCGGGTGACATCTGGAAGACCGGTGAGCAGATTGTCAACCGACTGGAAGACAGGGTGTAGGGTAGAGGGGGTAGGGTGCGGGAACAGCACGTGGTCGCTTCTTTCCCCTACACCCTGACTCTGGGGTACGAGAGATGGTAGCGACGCAGCTCAAATTGCAGGAACGGCTGCAGGGTGTGGTTAAGGGAACGATCCTCAATGAGGAGCCGCTCTCCCTGCACACCTACTTCCGAATCGGCGGCCCAGCCGAGGTGATGGTCTATCCCGCTGACCTTGAAGATGTGAAGGTCTTACTTAAGGTGGTGCGAGACGACACGATTCCTCTCCTGATCCTCGGTAGCGGAAGTAATATGCTGGCGTTGGATGGAGGGGTCAGGGGTCTGGTCATCAATCTCTCGCGCACCTTCCTGGATCTCCACGTGATCGGCGAACAGATCAGGTGCGGAGCCGGTATCCGAACAAGCCGTCTGCTGGCCCTCTCCGCGATGAATGGCCTGACCGGTCTCGAAGGGCTGGCGGGTGTGCCTGGAACCGTTGGAGGGGCGATCAAAGGCAATGCCGGGACGCCCTTGGGCGCCATCATCGATCATCTTGACTGGATTCGTATTGTGGACGGCCTCGGTGAGGAGCGTTATCTTACGCGGGAAGAGCTCAACCCGGGTTATAGGCACTGCACCCTTCCGATGGGCTCAGTCATCATTGAAACGTGTTTTACGCTCAGGCGCGCAAGAGTGGTAGAGATCAGGGGGATGATTTCGACGTTGCTGGCAAGGAGGAATCTGACGCAGCCCGTGGAGGGCAGGTCGGCAGGGTGCATCTTCAAGAACCCTCCTGGGGATTTCGCGGGACGTCTGATGGAATGTGCGGGACTCAAGGGGATTCGGCATGGCAATGCGCAGATCTCTGAGAAGCACGGCAACTTCGTTGTGAACCTTGGCGGGTCTACGGCGGCAGAGGTTCTCTGGCTGATCGAGCGAGCTCGAATTGAAGTGATGGCCAAGACAGGAGTGGCGCTTGAACTGGAGATTCAGATCGTCGGATCGCCCATCGCGAGTTGAGGATAGTGTTGGGTTTCGCCCAAATCGGCGTTTCCTGAGGCTAGGATCGACAAAATCAGGATGGCGGCAGAGAGGCGTGACTCGCATGAGCTTGCGGCGTATTTCGCGCCTCAGGCGGGGCGTAGGAGTAGCCATCCTCTCGGCGTTACTTGTCGTGCCTGGATGGCTGGCGTGGCAGCGAATCCCACACTCCACGTTCCTACGCTATTTTCAGATCAGCGATCTCATCGTTGAAGGAAATCAACGCGTGTCCTCAGCAGCGATTATCGACAGCTTGGCCCTGCCCTCTCGTACGGACCTCTTGCAAGTCGACTTGAAGGAATTGGCGGAGGCTGTTTTGCGCAATCCCTGGATTAAAACGGCCAGGGTGAGCAGGCGCCTTCCGGCAACCTTGCAGGTTCACGTATCAGAGCGCGCGCCGCACGCGGTTGTGGTAGCCGATCGCCCCTACCTTGTCAGCGAGGATGGGCTGATACTGCAAGAGGCTTCACCATCTGAGATGTCCGATCTTCCGCTCCTGAGGCTCCACGACGATCGCCCGCTCGAGACGGGGGAGCGGATCGATCCCGCTCGCATCGAGCAGGGGGCGCGCCTGTGGCAGCGGTTTCATCGGGGCGTCTTAGGGCCGGATGTGCAGGCGAGGGAGATCAGACTGCAAAACGATGGGAGTTGCACCGTCCTGCTTGGTCCCGGGTTGCCATACCTGCATTTCGGAGAGGGGGATGGCTTACAGTGGCAGTTGGATCGGTTAATGCGAGTACTTGAGATGCGGGGGACTACCCTGCGCGAATTGGAATATGCCGATCTCCGGTTCGCCGATAAGGTCATCGTCAAGCCGCTTTCGAGGGAGGGTGTATGACCCGAAAGGGCGAGCTTGTGACAGGACTCGATATCGGTACGACGAAGATCTGCGTGATCGTCGCTGAGCTGACAGAGAATGGAATTGAAATCGTCGGATGCGGGATCAGTCCATCGCAGGGTCTGAAGAAGGGTGTTGTCGTCAACATCGATGTGACGGTTGAGTCGATCAGACAAGCGGTCGAAGCGGCAGAAGCGATGGCAGGAGTCACCCTGGATTCCGCATTTGTGGGAATCGCCGGAAGTCACATCAAGGGGATCAACAGTCGGGGAGTCATCGCCATCTCCGGTAAGAACCGGGAGGTCACGCAGGCCGATTTGGATCGGGTCATCGAGGCGGCCAAGGCTATCACGCTGCCCGCCGATCGCCGGGTGATTCATATCATTCCTCAGGAGTTTATCATCGACGATCAGGGGGGGGTGAAGGAACCGATTGGAATGAGCGGATGTCGACTTGAGGCCGAGATCCATATCGTCACAGGCGCCATCGCCTCGGCGGAAAATATCATCAAGTGTGCGAACAGGGCCGGGTTGGAGGTGCGGGACATCGTGTTGCAGCCGCTGGCCTCCAGTGAAGCGACGCTGACCGCAGATGAGAAAGAGCTGGGGGTAATTCTGATAGATATCGGCGGAGGGACCTCGGACATTGCCGTCTTCGTCGATGGGAGCATCCGCCACACGGCGGTGCTGCCGCTGGGCGGCGACCATCTGACCCATGACATTGCCATCGGACTCAGGACGCCTCCTCAATGTGCCGAAGAGATCAAGCGTCAGTACGGTTGCGCCCTGGCCTCTCTCGCGGGTGGCGAGGAGGTGGTGGAGGTTCCGAGTGTCGGCGGTCGCAAGCCTCGCTTGCTCTCGCGGCAGATGTTGTGCGAGATCATTCAGCCAAGGGTGGAGGAGATCTTTGCGCATGCAGATCTGGAAGTACGACGGGCCGGCTTGATGCAACAGGTGGCCGCCGGGGTTGTCGTCACCGGCGGATCCTCGGTAATGGCGGGTATGCCGGAGCTGGCCGAGCAACTCTTCGACTTACCGGTACGGCTGGGGATACCGTCTGGCGTCGGCGGATTGAAGGAAGTGGTCAACGCGCCGATGTATGCGACTGGGGTGGGTCTGGTGCTGTATGGCGCAACGCATCTGGACCAGCATCGGTTTAGCAGATCGTCGGAGCGAAGCCTGATGGAAAAGATCATCAATCGGATGAGGCAGTGGTTTAACGATTTTCTGTAAGATCCAACATCCAACAACCGCTTTCGAAGGGAGGTGGAGATGTCATTCGCGCTGGAGATCGGTGCCGAGCACGCGGCTAAGATTAAGGTCATCGGAGTTGGGGGTGGAGGGTCCAATGCAGTGAACCGGATGTCGGCATCGGATTTCACCGGAGTTGAATTTTTTATCGTCAACACTGACACCCAGGCACTCAGGATGTCTCCTGTGGACACCAAGATTCAGATCGGTGCCAACGTCACGGGGGGTCGTGGAGCAGGGGCGAATCCGGAGATCGGGCGACAAGCGGCGATTGAGGACACCGACAAGATTCTGAGCCTCCTGGAAGGCGCGGATATGGTGTTTATCACCGCCGGACTGGGGGGAGGGACGGGAACCGGTGCCGCACCTGTCATCGCGAACCTGGCCAAGGAGTTGGGCATTCTGACAGTCGGGGTCGTGACCAAACCATTCGGGTTCGAGGGTAAGACCAGAGAGGTTCAAGCGACCAGGGGGCTTACAGCGCTATGTGAGAGCGTTGATGCATTGATTACGATTCCAAACCAGCGGTTGCTACAGGTGGTGGAGCGACAGACCTCCCTGACCGATGCCTTCAAGATTGCCGACGACGTGTTGCGCCAAGCGGTGCAGGGGATTGCGGACCTCATCGTAGTGCCTGGTCTGATCAACCTGGATTTTGCCGATGTCAAGACCATTATGTCGGAACGTGGAATTGCTATGATGGGCATCGGAGTTGCGTCAGGAGAGAGCGCAGCCTCAGAAGCGGCCATAAAGGCTATTAACAGCCCACTCCTGGATAACATCTCCATCGACGGCGCCAGGGGCGTCCTCATTAGCATCACGGGCGGTCCGACGCTCTCACTGTACGAGGTGAACGAGGCCAGCTCTACGATCTGCAAGTCGGCCCATCAAGACGCCAACATCATCTTCGGGGCGGTGATCGACGAATCGCTCAACGATAGTGTGTGCGTGACGGTCATTGCCACCGGGTTCGAGGCCGCTGCCCCGGTGAAAGAGGAGGGATCCTCAAATATGATTGAGATGAAGGCGTATGCGGTCAAAGCGGCGGAACGCGTAGGCTTTCTCAGGAAGCGGGGGGCGGTTGGATATGAGACCTCTGATGAGCAAGTCAATCTCCGCGGCATGGAGCACAGATCCCAGGATCTTGATGGAGATGAGTTGGATATTCCGACCTTTTTGCGGCGTCAGGCCGATTAACGATTCCGGAAAAAGCCCCTCCTCGACGTATGCCAGAGAAGGGAGAATAGGTCAATGAGGCGACTCAGCAAACTGTTTCAGATGTTTTTGTTTTCAGGCAGATCGATGGCTACAACCTGCCCACACTGCTTGTTGCCGATCTCCGGATCGGAGAATGTCTGCCCGAACTGCCGTCGGCTGTTGCGGTTCGAGGGGATCGCGGAGCTCCGAGCAAGCCATCCGGATCACGCCTTGCGGCGGTGCATGTAGGGGTGGAGGTGAAGAAGGGGACGCTTGACGGAACGGGTGAAAGATCGCGTTGAGCAGGTAAGGCAGCGGATGGCCGAGGCGGCCCGCCGCGTCGGCAGGGACCCTGATGAAGTGGAGCTGATTGCCGTCACCAAGACCGTGTCGATTCCCCGTATCCGAGAGGCGGTCGATGCCGGTGCGACGCTGCTGGGCGAAAATCGGGTCCAGGAAGCGTCAGATAAGATTACCCTCCTGAGCTCGCTTCCGGTCAAATGGCATCTGATCGGTCATTTACAGACGAATAAAAGTCGGCTTGCCGCTGAGCTGTTTGATCTGATCCATTCGCTCGATTCTTTGAAGCTTGCTGCCGCCCTGGACCGGCATGGAGCTTTCTTACAGAAGCAGGTACGAGTTCTCATTGAGGTGAACCTCGAAGGCGAATCGAGTAAGGCTGGTATTCTCGAACATGACCTTGTGCCGCTCCTTCAAGCCTGTCGACGGTTGACACATCTGGTGATTGAAGGTCTGATGGCTATCCCTCCGTATTGTAAGAATCCTCAGGACGTCCGTCCTTTCTTTCTGAGGCTCCGACGATTACGAGACCAGGCAGCCAATGCCTGTCCCGATTACCCTCTGCACCACCTCTCAATGGGGATGAGCCACGATTACGAGATCGCCATCGAAGAGGGGGCAACGCTGGTACGAGTCGGTACGGCGATCTTTGAGGGACGACCGGTCATATAGGCTGTAATTTTTCGTTGACAACAATAGAACACCATTTTATAGTCACATCACTTTTTCCTTCCGTTTTCCATCAAATCCCAGGCAACGTAATAGCAGGGTGTACTGAAAAGGCGTTGTCTCGCTTTGCCGAAGGGTGTGGGGGGTGTATGGACCATCGAAAGAAAGAAAAGGCCGAATATCTCGTCCAGTCAGTCGATCGAGCGCTTGATATTCTGGAGTCGTTCGATTATCAGGCAGGGGAGTTAGGCGTGACGGAACTCGCCGAGAAACTTCACCTGCCCAAAAACAATGTCTTCCGGTTGCTGGCCACCCTTGAGGTTCGTGGTTATATCGAGCAGGATAAAAAGACAGCCAACTACCGTTTGGGAATCAAGCCGTTCGAAGTTGCTAATGTCTTCCTCCATCATCTGGGATTTCGACGCCAGGCCAGACCGGTTATCGAAGAGTTGGTAGTCCAGTGCGATGAAACCGCCTATCTTGCCGTTGTAGATGGATCAGAGGTCATTTATGTGCTTGTTCAGGACACCAGTCAGATGGTTCGGGTCGCATCGTTTCCCGGGCGCCGTCTTCCGGTTCATTGTACCGCCGCAGGAAAGGCCCAACTGGCCTATGAATCAGCCGACCGGCTAGACAGCATCCTTCAACACCAACCGATGCGTCAACTAACCGAGCATACGATTACTGACCCCCAGTTATTTCGGGAACACCTCCGCGAGGTGGCCGGGCTTGGATTCGCCGTAGATAATGAAGAGTACGAGCCGGGGGTACGGTGTATTGCCGCTCCCGTGAGAGATTATTCTCGCAAGGTAGTGGCCAGCATTGGCCTGTCCGGTCCCATCACCCGGTTCTCCCTTGAGCGGATCGAACATGAACTCGCCCCGCTTGTCAAGGCAGCCGCGATCAAGCTCTCTGAACGACTCGGCTACGAGGCGACAACAGTTCCAGCCGACTGATAAAACAGAGTTTGATTATCTGACCATTGATCCCACCTCACTCGCCTGCTTCGTCCTGCGTAAAGCTCTCGCAGGCATCTATTAAAATATCCGGAGGAGAGTTGGTCAGATTCCTACCGAATATCTGCTTCCCAAAGAGATTTGTTCGATTTTACGAGGTGAGTCACCGGATGAGGGCACATGTTTCCCTCGAAGCTGGTCGCGAGCCTTCCGAGGCCTTCAAGACGGGTTGATGGAGTTCTGTGCGGGAAAGTTGACCGTCTATAAGTGCCTCAGGATGTGACATTCATAGAGCGGATCACGCGCCTCGCCGGCTCTGGCACCGGTAGACTCCTCCGCCAGTAGGAACAGGACAAGGCACAGACAGAGATAAAAATGCTGTCGAGGTTCGTAAACAGTTGGGCCGCGCAGCTTGAGGCCGCCGCCGACGAATCGCCATAAGATGAGATCTTGTGGCGATTCGATCAGGTAGACCAACTCTCGCTCCGTTACGAGAGAATCGGGAGTTTGAAAACTGACCCGCTTTGCGGCAACTCAACTATCTTATTACACAAAGATAAAATGAAACTTTTCTCTATTTACACAAATCAGACGTTGGTACTGAAAGATCAATGGTTTTTAAAAACACTTCAAGATGATTGGGAATTACACCTGATATATCTTAAGGACGCACCAAAAGGAGATGGCGATTACTTGTCTGATGAATGGTACTATTGCATAAAATCAAAGATAGCGCTTCTTATTGAAGCAATCAAAAATAATTGGAATGCTGTTATTATTTGGGCAGATATTGATATACAGTTTTTCAGAAGATGCACGGATATTATCGAACAGTCTATACAAAATAATGATATCGTTTTTCAAATTTGGAACAAGAAAAAGAAAGAAGTTAATTCTGGATTCATGGCAATCCGCTGCAATGAAAAAACTCTTGCTTTTTTTAAAACTGTGCTAGCTACTCCTTTTAAAGATAGGAAATATGCGGATCAAGACATAATCAATGATATGTTAAAGCAAGGCTCGATGTCTATTCGTTGGGGATTCTT
Above is a genomic segment from Candidatus Methylomirabilis tolerans containing:
- the murC gene encoding UDP-N-acetylmuramate--L-alanine ligase, encoding MFKKIRHIHFVGIGGVGMSGIAEVLHNLGYQISGSDLKISEHTLRLQALGVIVQIGHDSAHVQDADVVVRSSAVSPENPEIVAAKAHAIPVIQRAEMLAELMRMKYGVAVAGTHGKTTTTSMVATVLARAGLDPTVVIGGRLDALGSNAKLGQGEFMVAEADESDGSFLKLTPTIAVVTTIDAEHLDYYRDLQQIKETFLEFINKVPFYGSAILCLDQEEIRDLLPRVQKRIVSYGCSEQADLTAEGVSLTGLGSAFKARFRGEPLGEVQLRVPGLHNISNALAAIAVGLELEIEFAVIRTALGEFSGVVRRFQVKGNPQDIMVVDDYAHHPAEIQATLRAARDGFERRLIAVFQPHRYSRTSKLLHEFAPAFDLADQVIITEIYPAGEAPIDGVSGRRLADGIAGRGRSKVLYVERKEEIPDRVVDLARPGDLVITMGAGDIWKTGEQIVNRLEDRV
- the murB gene encoding UDP-N-acetylmuramate dehydrogenase; amino-acid sequence: MVATQLKLQERLQGVVKGTILNEEPLSLHTYFRIGGPAEVMVYPADLEDVKVLLKVVRDDTIPLLILGSGSNMLALDGGVRGLVINLSRTFLDLHVIGEQIRCGAGIRTSRLLALSAMNGLTGLEGLAGVPGTVGGAIKGNAGTPLGAIIDHLDWIRIVDGLGEERYLTREELNPGYRHCTLPMGSVIIETCFTLRRARVVEIRGMISTLLARRNLTQPVEGRSAGCIFKNPPGDFAGRLMECAGLKGIRHGNAQISEKHGNFVVNLGGSTAAEVLWLIERARIEVMAKTGVALELEIQIVGSPIAS
- a CDS encoding FtsQ-type POTRA domain-containing protein; amino-acid sequence: MSLRRISRLRRGVGVAILSALLVVPGWLAWQRIPHSTFLRYFQISDLIVEGNQRVSSAAIIDSLALPSRTDLLQVDLKELAEAVLRNPWIKTARVSRRLPATLQVHVSERAPHAVVVADRPYLVSEDGLILQEASPSEMSDLPLLRLHDDRPLETGERIDPARIEQGARLWQRFHRGVLGPDVQAREIRLQNDGSCTVLLGPGLPYLHFGEGDGLQWQLDRLMRVLEMRGTTLRELEYADLRFADKVIVKPLSREGV
- the ftsA gene encoding cell division protein FtsA, with product MTRKGELVTGLDIGTTKICVIVAELTENGIEIVGCGISPSQGLKKGVVVNIDVTVESIRQAVEAAEAMAGVTLDSAFVGIAGSHIKGINSRGVIAISGKNREVTQADLDRVIEAAKAITLPADRRVIHIIPQEFIIDDQGGVKEPIGMSGCRLEAEIHIVTGAIASAENIIKCANRAGLEVRDIVLQPLASSEATLTADEKELGVILIDIGGGTSDIAVFVDGSIRHTAVLPLGGDHLTHDIAIGLRTPPQCAEEIKRQYGCALASLAGGEEVVEVPSVGGRKPRLLSRQMLCEIIQPRVEEIFAHADLEVRRAGLMQQVAAGVVVTGGSSVMAGMPELAEQLFDLPVRLGIPSGVGGLKEVVNAPMYATGVGLVLYGATHLDQHRFSRSSERSLMEKIINRMRQWFNDFL
- the ftsZ gene encoding cell division protein FtsZ, with translation MSFALEIGAEHAAKIKVIGVGGGGSNAVNRMSASDFTGVEFFIVNTDTQALRMSPVDTKIQIGANVTGGRGAGANPEIGRQAAIEDTDKILSLLEGADMVFITAGLGGGTGTGAAPVIANLAKELGILTVGVVTKPFGFEGKTREVQATRGLTALCESVDALITIPNQRLLQVVERQTSLTDAFKIADDVLRQAVQGIADLIVVPGLINLDFADVKTIMSERGIAMMGIGVASGESAASEAAIKAINSPLLDNISIDGARGVLISITGGPTLSLYEVNEASSTICKSAHQDANIIFGAVIDESLNDSVCVTVIATGFEAAAPVKEEGSSNMIEMKAYAVKAAERVGFLRKRGAVGYETSDEQVNLRGMEHRSQDLDGDELDIPTFLRRQAD
- a CDS encoding YggS family pyridoxal phosphate-dependent enzyme, whose amino-acid sequence is MTERVKDRVEQVRQRMAEAARRVGRDPDEVELIAVTKTVSIPRIREAVDAGATLLGENRVQEASDKITLLSSLPVKWHLIGHLQTNKSRLAAELFDLIHSLDSLKLAAALDRHGAFLQKQVRVLIEVNLEGESSKAGILEHDLVPLLQACRRLTHLVIEGLMAIPPYCKNPQDVRPFFLRLRRLRDQAANACPDYPLHHLSMGMSHDYEIAIEEGATLVRVGTAIFEGRPVI
- a CDS encoding IclR family transcriptional regulator — its product is MDHRKKEKAEYLVQSVDRALDILESFDYQAGELGVTELAEKLHLPKNNVFRLLATLEVRGYIEQDKKTANYRLGIKPFEVANVFLHHLGFRRQARPVIEELVVQCDETAYLAVVDGSEVIYVLVQDTSQMVRVASFPGRRLPVHCTAAGKAQLAYESADRLDSILQHQPMRQLTEHTITDPQLFREHLREVAGLGFAVDNEEYEPGVRCIAAPVRDYSRKVVASIGLSGPITRFSLERIEHELAPLVKAAAIKLSERLGYEATTVPAD